The following proteins come from a genomic window of Nicotiana tomentosiformis chromosome 12, ASM39032v3, whole genome shotgun sequence:
- the LOC104088503 gene encoding uncharacterized protein At3g61260 → MRSIEDKGCLNYGQKQEVVGGGGSSMNFEFHKGNGVNRASTHQRTAASGKPTPSKWDDAQKWLVNLSRGGGEKHQSKATPRNSNADDLRLISPVPKKEDYSSGEEGDSSMIQFEVETKKVDCDESIWRINKASNNNSASAVRSICVRDMGTEMTPIASQEPSRTATPIRATTPAATSPISSGSSTPIENCQTVATTGENRVNAGTTRIVRDAEETIDNELAAKKETKHANKLNPLETRAMAWDEAERAKYMARYKRDEVKIQAWENHEKRKAEMEMKRMEVKAERIKARAQEKYTNKLASTRRIAEEKRANAEAKLNEKAVKTSEKADYIRRTGHLPSSFSFKLPSFCW, encoded by the exons ATGAGATCCATAGAGGACAAAGGATGCTTGAATTATGGACAAAAACAAGAGGTTGTAGGAGGAGGAGGCAGCAGTATGAATTTTGAGTTTCATAAAGGGAATGGAGTAAATCGTGCATCGACTCACCAAAGAACAGCAGCCTCAGGTAAACCAACACCATCAAAATGGGATGATGCACAAAAATGGTTAGTGAATCTTTCAAGAGGGGGAGGAGAAAAACACCAATCTAAAGCCACCCCTCGAAACTCGAATGCTGATGACTTAAGGTTGATTTCACCAGTTCCAAAGAAAGAGGACTATTCGAGTGGCGAGGAAGGAGATTCTAGTATGATTCAATTTGAAGTGGAAACAAAGAAAGTTGATTGTGATGAATCAATATGGAGAATCAATAAGGCTTCTAATAACAACTCTGCCTCAGCTGTTCGATCGATATGTGTTAGGGACATGGGAACAGAAATGACCCCAATTGCAAGCCAAGAACCATCAAGAACTGCCACTCCGATTAGAGCTACAACTCCAGCAGCAACAAGTCCAATATCCTCAGGATCTTCTACTCCTATAGAAAATTGTCAAACTGTTGCCACCACAGGTGAGAACAGGGTAAATGCAGGGACTACACGAATCGTTCGCGATGCAGAAGAAACTATTGACAATGAATTAGCAGCTAAGAAGGAAACAAAACATGCCAACAAGCTTAATCCACTGGAAACTCGCGCAATGGCTTGGGATGAGGCTGAACGTGCCAAGTACATGGCCAG GTATAAGCGCGACGAGGTGAAGATACAAGCTTGGGAAAATCATGAAAAGAGGAAAGCTGAAATGGAAATGAAAAGAATGGAG GTGAAGGCAGAAAGAATAAAAGCAAGGGCACAAGAGAAGTATACAAACAAGTTGGCATCAACAAGGAGAATAGCAGAGGAGAAAAGAGCCAACGCTGAAGCAAAGCTGAATGAAAAAGCTGTAAAGACTTCTGAAAAGGCAGATTATATAAGGAGGACTGGTCATCTTCCCTCCTCTTTCTCTTTTAAGTTACCTTCTTTCTGCTGGTAG